One window of Sphingobacteriales bacterium genomic DNA carries:
- the der gene encoding ribosome biogenesis GTPase Der, whose translation MSFTVAIVGRPNVGKSTLFNRLVGKREAIVDNYSGVTRDRKYGESYWNGKTFNVVDTGGFVPNSDDLFERAIEEQVKIAIEMASIIVFLVDVTTGITDLDDEMARLLRRSDKKVLLAVNKVDDANRMSDVAEFYSLGFDELFPIASISGSGTGELLDAIAEYIKEPEPQPEIQHIPRFAIIGQPNVGKSSLVNALVGEQRHIVTPIAGTTRDSIDTHYNMFQKEFILIDTAGIRKKAKVHENLEFYSVMRAINALDNADVCLLVIDAQIGIEMQDINIFRLAERKKKGILILVNKWDAVEKDTHTTKTYIEAFKQRIAPFSDVPIIFISATEKLRIFKAMEEALEVYKRRQTRIPTHKLNEFLEEITTQNPPPSEKGRFIKIKYVTQLPLAYPAFAFFCNHPRYIKESYRNYVENQMRKRFDFSGVPLTIFFRQK comes from the coding sequence ATGAGTTTCACAGTTGCCATAGTAGGCAGACCAAATGTAGGAAAATCAACGTTGTTCAATCGTTTAGTAGGAAAACGGGAAGCTATCGTGGACAATTACAGCGGAGTTACCCGCGATAGAAAATACGGCGAGAGTTATTGGAATGGTAAAACGTTTAACGTTGTAGATACCGGCGGATTTGTTCCAAATTCAGACGATTTGTTTGAACGTGCTATCGAAGAACAAGTGAAAATAGCCATTGAAATGGCATCTATCATTGTGTTTTTAGTGGATGTTACTACCGGAATTACCGACCTTGACGACGAAATGGCGAGGCTTCTCCGCCGCTCGGACAAAAAAGTTTTGTTAGCCGTAAACAAAGTAGATGATGCAAACCGAATGTCTGATGTGGCTGAATTTTACAGTCTTGGTTTCGACGAATTATTCCCCATTGCTTCTATAAGTGGAAGCGGAACGGGAGAATTGTTAGATGCCATTGCAGAATATATTAAAGAACCCGAACCGCAACCTGAGATACAGCATATTCCCCGTTTCGCTATTATCGGTCAACCAAACGTGGGTAAATCATCATTGGTCAATGCCTTGGTAGGAGAACAACGTCATATTGTTACACCAATTGCAGGAACAACCCGCGATTCGATTGATACACATTACAATATGTTTCAAAAGGAATTTATCCTCATAGATACTGCCGGAATCCGTAAAAAGGCGAAAGTTCATGAAAACCTCGAATTTTATTCAGTCATGAGGGCAATCAATGCTTTAGACAATGCCGATGTTTGTCTATTGGTTATTGATGCTCAAATTGGTATTGAAATGCAGGACATCAATATCTTTAGACTTGCCGAAAGAAAAAAGAAAGGAATCTTAATTTTGGTCAATAAATGGGATGCTGTTGAAAAAGATACACATACCACTAAAACTTATATAGAAGCATTTAAACAAAGAATTGCTCCTTTTAGCGATGTTCCCATCATTTTTATTTCTGCAACCGAAAAATTGAGGATATTTAAAGCGATGGAAGAAGCCTTAGAAGTTTACAAAAGAAGACAAACCCGAATTCCAACCCACAAACTCAACGAGTTTTTGGAAGAAATTACTACACAAAATCCCCCGCCTTCTGAAAAAGGCAGGTTTATCAAAATCAAGTATGTTACGCAATTGCCTTTGGCTTACCCGGCTTTTGCTTTTTTCTGTAATCATCCGAGATATATCAAGGAATCGTACCGAAACTATGTTGAAAACCAAATGCGGAAACGATTTGACTTTTCAGGTGTCCCGCTGACCATATTTTTCCGTCAAAAATAG
- a CDS encoding ester cyclase, translating to MEQLADRVKQFIKDYIKEIWNNREFSKADKYWGADFRNVFAPQFEHGPEAMKSQVAYFLSSFDPFHFEIKDIMVDGNKISMWVEISGTHTGELFGIQPTNKQVLFREAVWYTMKDGKLDEVYPFVDWNSLFEQLGEYPKLEAK from the coding sequence ATGGAACAACTTGCAGACAGAGTTAAACAATTTATCAAAGATTACATTAAGGAAATTTGGAACAATCGCGAATTTTCCAAGGCTGATAAATATTGGGGTGCTGATTTTAGAAATGTATTTGCTCCGCAATTTGAGCATGGACCAGAGGCTATGAAATCGCAAGTTGCTTATTTTCTTAGTTCATTCGACCCTTTCCATTTCGAGATTAAAGACATCATGGTGGATGGCAACAAAATTTCCATGTGGGTAGAGATTAGCGGAACTCATACCGGCGAGTTGTTTGGTATTCAGCCAACTAACAAGCAGGTTCTGTTTCGGGAAGCTGTTTGGTACACGATGAAAGACGGTAAGTTGGACGAAGTCTATCCGTTTGTGGACTGGAATTCCCTGTTTGAGCAATTAGGAGAATACCCTAAGTTGGAGGCCAAATAA
- a CDS encoding TlpA family protein disulfide reductase translates to MRFATRFFIILFLITCSFWVSKAQNRQLPSVVLYNILGQKLDVQSYGENGKISIFSFWATWCAPCKKELTNLAELYDDWKEKYNLEIIAVSTDDQRTAAKVKPYVDGQAWEFDVLLDVNEDLKRALNFQTVPYTLVVDQKGNVVFEHSGYVEGDEYELEEVVKKLAANPPIPVHD, encoded by the coding sequence ATGAGGTTTGCGACCCGGTTTTTTATTATCCTGTTTTTAATCACATGTAGCTTTTGGGTTTCCAAAGCTCAGAACAGGCAACTTCCGAGTGTTGTACTTTACAATATTCTCGGGCAGAAATTAGATGTTCAGAGTTACGGCGAAAATGGCAAAATTTCAATTTTCAGTTTTTGGGCAACCTGGTGTGCACCTTGTAAAAAAGAATTGACCAATTTAGCTGAATTATATGACGATTGGAAAGAAAAATACAATTTAGAAATCATCGCTGTGAGTACAGATGACCAAAGAACCGCAGCAAAAGTAAAACCTTATGTGGATGGTCAGGCTTGGGAATTTGACGTGTTGCTCGATGTCAACGAAGACCTAAAAAGAGCACTCAATTTTCAAACTGTTCCATATACTTTGGTAGTGGACCAAAAAGGAAACGTTGTTTTTGAACATTCAGGCTATGTTGAAGGGGATGAATATGAACTGGAAGAAGTGGTTAAAAAATTAGCTGCTAATCCCCCGATCCCTGTGCATGACTAA
- a CDS encoding T9SS type A sorting domain-containing protein, with protein MKFLTLLPGLLCLLFSTYPILAQDSNFPEKLPAQAQESFSSFRQKQLEFYQKLNFQTEEQYDSFYIAMNEGLGMKTMEDTDNKVSESEKMEETCTLNRQIYGWHPYWHGSSVFNNYNYSLISTFSYFSYELNPSTGSYNNIHSWKTTNSINLAKAAGSKVELCVTNFGTTNNITFLTNQTAWVRLADSLIVLLNYRNADGVNIDFEGIPGSQRNNFTAFITYLNTRFSEDRPGTSITMALYAVDWTNVFDIAALNPLVDAFIVMGYDYHYSADVQAGPVSPLYHGTQWGTYTLSRTADYYLNQGASAFKLLMGVPYYGYDWKTNSTAVPSSTVETGVARLYNYLKNNFFGTYTRLWDQHSFSPYFIYTSGGQTRQCWFEDEESLAYRYDMILNKQMGGIGIWALGYDNGYDELWDLLQEKFTDCSTNSSGIFYDSGGPLGNYRNNENSVFTLASPYPDEPVSIQFNSFDIEANFDYIHIYDGPDISSPLLGSFTGSDNPGTFSSSGNALTIRFTSDGATIRPGFQLEWFYGCFHQTKIQPLTPQYSDNFIVSYLDTDNCLAEVKDAFYQVQQSWGGEWRSNQHLGFFNDDFNTTSVHPEWTSVSGNWQISSGSLYQSNQSINNTNLYSEVIQASTETWLYHWRAKTSGSDGFSRRSGLHFFATEGMGENRGNSYFVFARMDDNKAQIYKVTDDVFELKVNADFNFNPDEWYDYKVSYSPVTGQISFYVNNQEAATWTDPTPYTSGQYVSLRTGNSQTYFDFVRVYRKRGNETEITMGNGNLYMVNPTAHECRILSLTNYTDNRWSNLAMAETGISYSVNIENPIFSEAVNTLNIYPNPAKEKIQVVFQAKESGTTPVKIYDFNGRVVWYSQFNYTTGNNFLEISINQLPASIYLLTVETSLGILQQKMVKIF; from the coding sequence ATGAAATTTTTAACTCTACTTCCCGGATTACTGTGCCTTTTGTTTTCAACTTATCCAATATTAGCTCAAGACTCTAATTTTCCTGAAAAATTACCGGCACAGGCGCAGGAATCATTTAGCTCTTTCAGACAAAAGCAACTTGAGTTTTACCAAAAATTAAATTTTCAAACAGAAGAGCAATACGATAGTTTTTATATCGCAATGAATGAAGGGTTAGGAATGAAGACTATGGAAGACACAGATAATAAAGTTTCAGAATCTGAAAAAATGGAAGAAACTTGTACACTAAACCGGCAGATATACGGTTGGCATCCTTATTGGCATGGCTCTTCTGTGTTCAATAACTACAATTATTCATTGATTTCTACCTTTAGCTATTTCTCTTATGAGTTAAATCCTTCTACAGGAAGCTACAACAACATTCATTCGTGGAAAACTACAAATTCTATCAATTTGGCAAAAGCAGCAGGCAGCAAAGTTGAGTTATGTGTAACCAATTTTGGCACTACCAATAACATAACTTTTCTGACAAACCAAACCGCCTGGGTTAGATTAGCTGATAGTTTGATCGTTTTACTCAACTATCGCAATGCAGATGGAGTAAATATTGATTTTGAAGGGATCCCCGGAAGTCAGCGCAACAATTTTACTGCTTTTATAACTTATTTGAATACCCGTTTTTCTGAAGATCGCCCCGGCACATCAATTACTATGGCATTATATGCTGTTGATTGGACAAATGTGTTTGACATTGCTGCGCTTAATCCTTTGGTTGATGCTTTTATTGTGATGGGCTATGATTATCATTATTCTGCCGATGTTCAGGCAGGACCGGTTTCCCCTCTGTATCATGGAACACAATGGGGAACTTACACCCTCAGCAGAACCGCTGATTATTATCTCAATCAGGGGGCTTCTGCTTTTAAATTACTCATGGGTGTTCCATACTATGGTTATGACTGGAAAACAAATTCGACCGCTGTTCCCTCCTCTACTGTCGAAACGGGTGTTGCCCGGCTTTACAACTATTTGAAAAACAACTTTTTCGGAACATATACCCGTCTATGGGACCAACACAGTTTTTCCCCATACTTTATATATACTTCAGGAGGACAAACCCGTCAATGTTGGTTCGAAGATGAGGAAAGTCTCGCCTACCGTTATGATATGATCCTCAACAAACAAATGGGCGGTATAGGAATCTGGGCTTTAGGGTACGACAATGGATATGATGAATTATGGGATTTGCTGCAAGAAAAATTTACAGATTGCAGCACTAATAGCAGTGGTATTTTTTATGACTCGGGAGGTCCTCTTGGCAATTACAGGAATAACGAAAACAGCGTTTTTACCTTAGCATCCCCCTATCCGGATGAACCGGTTTCAATTCAGTTCAATTCTTTTGATATTGAAGCAAATTTTGACTACATTCACATTTACGATGGGCCTGATATTAGCAGCCCTTTGTTGGGCAGTTTTACCGGTTCAGATAATCCGGGAACTTTCAGCTCATCAGGAAACGCTTTGACCATCCGGTTTACTTCTGATGGTGCTACAATCCGGCCGGGGTTTCAGTTGGAATGGTTTTATGGCTGTTTTCACCAAACTAAAATCCAACCACTTACCCCTCAATATTCCGATAATTTCATAGTGTCTTATTTAGATACAGACAATTGTCTGGCTGAGGTGAAGGATGCTTTCTATCAGGTACAACAATCATGGGGAGGCGAATGGAGAAGCAACCAACATCTTGGGTTCTTCAACGATGATTTCAATACAACATCTGTTCATCCCGAATGGACCTCAGTTTCCGGAAACTGGCAAATCAGTTCCGGTAGCTTGTATCAAAGTAATCAATCAATAAATAATACCAATTTGTATAGTGAAGTAATTCAGGCAAGCACAGAAACATGGTTGTATCATTGGCGTGCAAAAACAAGCGGTTCTGATGGTTTTAGCCGAAGATCGGGTTTGCATTTTTTTGCAACTGAAGGAATGGGTGAAAACAGAGGAAACTCCTATTTTGTATTTGCAAGAATGGATGACAACAAAGCACAAATTTACAAAGTAACTGATGATGTTTTTGAATTGAAAGTCAACGCAGATTTTAATTTTAACCCTGACGAATGGTATGATTACAAAGTGAGTTACAGTCCAGTTACAGGACAAATTTCATTTTATGTAAACAATCAGGAAGCTGCAACTTGGACAGATCCAACTCCTTATACATCCGGTCAGTATGTTTCCTTAAGAACCGGTAACAGCCAAACTTATTTTGACTTTGTCAGGGTGTATCGGAAAAGGGGCAATGAAACTGAAATCACGATGGGCAATGGGAACTTATATATGGTAAATCCAACAGCACATGAATGCAGAATTTTGTCACTCACAAATTATACTGATAACCGTTGGAGTAATCTGGCAATGGCAGAAACAGGAATATCCTATTCTGTCAATATCGAAAATCCAATTTTTTCTGAAGCAGTCAACACTTTAAACATCTATCCAAACCCTGCTAAAGAAAAAATACAAGTTGTTTTTCAGGCAAAAGAATCCGGTACAACGCCGGTTAAAATATATGATTTCAATGGCCGGGTTGTATGGTATAGTCAGTTTAATTATACTACGGGGAATAACTTTCTGGAAATTAGTATAAACCAACTACCTGCCTCTATTTACCTTTTAACAGTTGAGACCTCTCTCGGAATTTTGCAGCAAAAAATGGTCAAAATTTTCTAA
- a CDS encoding CPBP family intramembrane metalloprotease, with the protein MSNKFKLGLILFILGFLGVLTLLTVKIPIDSLPPELIEKFSPLTLKFLVLINPTVLLFVAVVVGVLLFEKVGLTVPAISSFLKSEPPSITFADQVKSGVFFGLIAGVLIVLVGLVFRPSIPLEFIELGKKIEITPLARFLYGGLTEEILMRFGFMTLVVWLVFKITNNLINATYWIGIILSSLLFAVGHFPVAFSEVGNPSLLLLIYILIGNSIAGLVFGWLYWKKGLESAFIAHGFAHVVMMFGEYLFPM; encoded by the coding sequence ATGAGCAACAAGTTCAAATTAGGATTGATTCTATTTATTTTAGGATTTCTTGGGGTATTAACCCTTTTAACGGTAAAAATCCCAATAGACAGCCTTCCACCTGAACTTATTGAAAAGTTCTCACCGTTAACTTTAAAATTTTTAGTCCTGATAAATCCAACGGTTTTACTGTTTGTTGCTGTCGTTGTGGGAGTATTACTTTTTGAAAAAGTCGGGTTGACAGTTCCGGCAATTTCATCTTTTTTAAAATCAGAACCACCGAGCATAACATTTGCCGATCAGGTAAAATCAGGCGTTTTCTTTGGGTTGATTGCCGGTGTTTTAATTGTGCTTGTCGGGTTAGTTTTCCGTCCTTCTATACCACTGGAGTTTATTGAGTTGGGGAAAAAAATTGAAATCACCCCGCTTGCCCGTTTCTTATATGGTGGATTAACCGAAGAGATATTGATGCGTTTTGGTTTTATGACGTTAGTAGTTTGGCTGGTTTTCAAAATAACTAACAACCTGATCAATGCTACCTATTGGATTGGTATCATTTTATCAAGTTTGTTATTTGCAGTCGGGCATTTCCCAGTAGCCTTCAGTGAAGTCGGAAATCCTTCTCTTTTGCTTTTAATCTATATATTGATAGGAAACTCTATTGCCGGATTAGTTTTTGGTTGGTTGTATTGGAAAAAAGGACTCGAATCCGCATTTATAGCTCATGGTTTCGCTCATGTAGTGATGATGTTTGGAGAGTATTTGTTCCCAATGTAA
- the era gene encoding GTPase Era, producing the protein MEEQHKAGFVNILGKPNVGKSTLMNALVGERIAIITSKAQTTRHRLLGIVNEEHYQIVYSDTPGIIDPSYKMQEAMMRFVKTSLYDADVILFLVDVKQGFEEVKDAVKLLKQSEAPVILLLNKIDTIDEEDIRRLLTYWEEHVPACTRYLPISALSQYNLDVLKDIIVSLLPVSPPYYDKDELTDRPERFFVAEIIREKILLTYKDEVPYSVEVSVEEFKEKPDITYIRADIITNRASQKPILIGKDGKKLKNVGSKARVDIETFLAKKVYLELFVKVKENWRDDEKFLKNRGYE; encoded by the coding sequence ATGGAAGAGCAACATAAGGCGGGATTTGTCAACATATTAGGGAAACCCAATGTCGGGAAATCTACCCTGATGAATGCATTAGTTGGCGAAAGAATTGCGATTATCACTTCGAAAGCTCAGACTACCCGGCATCGCCTCCTTGGTATTGTCAATGAAGAGCATTACCAAATTGTATATTCAGATACACCCGGAATCATTGATCCCAGCTATAAAATGCAAGAGGCAATGATGCGATTTGTCAAAACCTCGCTCTATGATGCCGATGTTATTTTGTTTTTAGTAGATGTAAAACAGGGTTTTGAAGAGGTTAAAGATGCAGTGAAACTACTGAAACAATCGGAAGCCCCCGTTATTTTATTGCTGAACAAAATTGATACCATTGACGAAGAAGACATTCGCAGGTTGCTGACCTATTGGGAAGAGCATGTACCTGCCTGCACCAGATATTTGCCAATTTCAGCACTGTCTCAGTATAATCTCGATGTACTGAAAGATATCATCGTTTCGCTGCTTCCTGTTTCACCGCCTTATTATGATAAAGATGAACTGACTGACCGGCCTGAACGCTTTTTTGTTGCTGAAATCATCCGCGAAAAAATACTGCTTACCTATAAAGATGAGGTGCCTTATTCTGTTGAAGTTTCGGTAGAAGAATTTAAAGAAAAACCCGACATCACTTATATAAGGGCGGATATAATTACGAACCGGGCTTCGCAAAAACCTATTTTGATTGGCAAAGACGGTAAGAAATTAAAAAATGTAGGCAGTAAAGCCAGAGTTGACATCGAAACTTTTTTGGCCAAAAAAGTCTATCTGGAGTTGTTTGTCAAAGTAAAAGAAAACTGGAGGGATGATGAAAAGTTTTTAAAGAACCGGGGGTATGAGTAA
- a CDS encoding choice-of-anchor L domain-containing protein, which translates to MKTSFTRQHFAQIWLLAIFFFMMSYTSVQAQLIVTPGTPPEDMVNMLTGGGVSVSNITLNCPDGAYGTFNGLASNIGIETGIMLATGPLSIAVGPNTSGSSGQDNFGAGYDMLTDIAGFPTFNACILEFDIIPEGDILSFNYVFGSEEYNEFVCSNYNDVFAFFVTGLNPAGPDYSNTNVAIIPGTNIPVAINSVNNGTVGTSGTAGGCISLDYAEFYVDNAGGISVQYDGFTVVLSATVEVVPFETYHFILAIADAGDGGWDSGVFLEAGSFVSLPDLSISDPTTAVEGCVDATVTVFINEAQASDTGVPLTYGGTATFGVDYLPLPSVVVIPAGETSASFTVETLADGFPDPFETIIITLTETGASTTVTILEPDLPEVNLGPDGLFCAGDVIQLNAAYPSATAYLWQDGSTGSTYIVSAPGTYSVTVTSECGEATDEITFTTEPELTVSLGDDITTCSPVVLDATTPGALAYEWSTGATTPMITASTGGNYSVTVSNNCSEAIDLITITIGGGISVNLGGNQNLCIEDLTVLNAFNEDATSYLWSDGSTEPTLTITETGVYSVTVTGECGVGTDEVCIILESCDSACDNMFITQIVDCTTTLPETYQVYASVAGGTPPYTITGDYNGVMDEDNLVFLFGPLPFNTFYLIDITDANGCVRSILGKPVCSTLPITLTEFDGRTLETSNLLWWNTSSEVNNAFFTLERSDDGLNFSPITTIAGAGNSSTARSYEFTDKNPLKGANYYRLHQTDFDGQTQIVGTVLLNRKGINTTTPIIVLPTVTKNEITVLVNNHNESSAKLQLYDTAGRLLAFKSVQPGTQSISFELRDYPAGLYLLRYHSENEIYSVKVVKQ; encoded by the coding sequence ATGAAAACAAGTTTTACGCGTCAGCATTTTGCTCAAATATGGCTGCTGGCCATATTCTTTTTCATGATGTCCTATACTTCAGTACAGGCTCAGTTAATCGTTACTCCCGGCACTCCTCCGGAAGATATGGTAAACATGCTGACTGGCGGCGGCGTATCAGTTAGTAATATTACGCTCAATTGCCCCGATGGTGCTTATGGCACTTTCAATGGTTTGGCTTCTAATATAGGTATTGAAACAGGAATCATGCTGGCTACCGGACCTTTGTCAATTGCTGTAGGTCCAAATACAAGCGGCAGCTCCGGTCAGGATAATTTTGGAGCGGGTTATGATATGCTGACCGATATTGCTGGTTTTCCTACATTTAATGCCTGTATTTTAGAGTTTGATATAATACCTGAAGGCGACATTCTGTCTTTTAATTATGTTTTTGGTTCAGAGGAGTATAACGAATTCGTTTGTTCAAATTACAATGATGTTTTCGCATTTTTTGTTACAGGCTTAAATCCTGCCGGCCCCGATTACAGCAATACCAATGTTGCCATTATTCCCGGTACAAATATTCCGGTAGCTATAAACTCGGTCAATAACGGTACGGTCGGTACCTCAGGAACAGCCGGTGGTTGTATCAGTTTGGACTATGCTGAGTTTTATGTGGACAATGCAGGCGGAATTTCAGTTCAATATGACGGTTTTACTGTTGTTCTTTCAGCCACTGTAGAAGTCGTGCCTTTCGAAACTTATCACTTTATTTTAGCTATAGCTGATGCCGGTGACGGCGGTTGGGATTCCGGAGTATTTCTCGAAGCCGGTAGTTTTGTTTCTTTGCCCGATCTCTCTATTTCAGATCCGACAACTGCCGTAGAAGGATGTGTTGATGCCACAGTAACTGTGTTTATTAATGAAGCACAGGCATCCGATACAGGTGTTCCTCTGACTTATGGAGGCACTGCAACTTTTGGGGTTGATTATCTTCCTTTGCCAAGTGTTGTAGTAATTCCTGCAGGCGAAACTTCAGCAAGTTTTACCGTTGAAACTTTGGCTGACGGATTTCCCGATCCTTTTGAAACCATTATTATTACTTTAACAGAAACCGGTGCTTCTACTACTGTTACTATTTTAGAGCCCGATTTGCCGGAGGTAAACTTAGGTCCTGATGGTTTATTCTGTGCAGGCGATGTAATTCAGTTAAATGCAGCTTATCCTTCTGCCACCGCTTATTTATGGCAGGATGGAAGTACGGGTTCTACATATATAGTAAGTGCTCCGGGAACTTATTCGGTTACCGTAACATCTGAATGTGGTGAAGCAACCGATGAGATTACTTTTACCACAGAGCCTGAGTTAACCGTTTCATTGGGCGATGATATTACTACTTGTTCCCCCGTTGTTTTAGATGCAACAACTCCCGGAGCTTTAGCTTATGAATGGAGTACAGGAGCAACAACACCTATGATTACTGCAAGCACAGGCGGTAACTATTCGGTAACGGTTAGTAATAATTGCAGCGAAGCCATTGACTTAATAACCATTACCATTGGTGGAGGCATCTCTGTTAATCTGGGTGGCAATCAAAATCTTTGTATTGAAGACCTCACTGTTTTGAACGCATTTAACGAAGATGCAACCAGCTATTTGTGGTCTGACGGAAGTACAGAACCCACACTGACCATTACCGAAACCGGAGTTTATTCTGTAACAGTAACCGGTGAATGTGGTGTGGGTACTGATGAAGTTTGTATTATACTCGAAAGTTGTGATTCTGCTTGTGATAATATGTTTATTACACAAATTGTTGATTGTACTACCACACTTCCCGAAACCTATCAGGTTTATGCCAGTGTTGCCGGAGGGACTCCTCCATATACCATAACCGGTGATTACAATGGGGTTATGGATGAAGATAACCTGGTATTTTTGTTCGGACCACTTCCATTCAACACCTTCTATCTCATAGATATTACTGATGCAAACGGTTGTGTTCGAAGCATTCTTGGAAAACCTGTTTGTTCTACCCTTCCAATCACTTTGACAGAATTTGATGGCCGTACTCTGGAAACTTCCAATTTATTGTGGTGGAATACTTCCTCTGAGGTTAATAACGCATTCTTTACTTTGGAACGATCTGATGACGGACTTAACTTTAGTCCCATAACCACTATTGCAGGTGCAGGAAACAGTTCTACAGCCCGATCTTATGAGTTTACCGATAAAAACCCATTGAAAGGAGCCAATTATTACCGCCTCCACCAAACGGATTTTGACGGACAAACTCAAATAGTAGGTACTGTTCTTTTAAACAGAAAAGGAATTAATACCACTACGCCAATTATCGTGTTGCCAACTGTTACCAAAAACGAGATTACTGTATTGGTCAACAACCATAATGAGTCAAGTGCAAAACTACAACTCTACGACACTGCTGGAAGATTGCTGGCCTTTAAGTCTGTACAACCGGGCACACAATCCATTTCCTTTGAACTCAGAGATTACCCCGCAGGACTGTATCTGTTGCGCTACCATTCTGAAAATGAGATTTATTCCGTTAAAGTTGTAAAACAATAA
- a CDS encoding 2-oxo acid dehydrogenase subunit E2, with amino-acid sequence MSDSKTIQFPDSRIATNDVCAVGLNKHHIAAMIEIDVTKSREKIKSDQLENRNISFTAWLVKTISITVKEYENVAAYLKGKRNLIVFNDINVSILVEKEIKGHSVPIPLIINKANERSIESIANQINEARKQPLTKNDLVLEKKSNRLQQLYFRMPGFIRRFFWRYLLHHPQLAFNNMGNVGITSVGMIGHVNGWFIPISVHPICFGIGRITKKPIVIEDSIVIREVLNMTVLLDHDVVDGAQMARFISKLTENIENGEGLF; translated from the coding sequence ATGTCAGACTCTAAAACCATACAATTCCCCGATTCTAGGATCGCAACCAATGATGTATGTGCAGTTGGGCTTAATAAACATCATATCGCTGCTATGATTGAAATTGATGTAACAAAAAGCAGAGAAAAAATAAAGTCCGATCAACTGGAAAACAGAAATATATCCTTTACCGCATGGCTGGTAAAAACAATAAGTATAACTGTTAAAGAATACGAAAATGTAGCGGCTTATCTGAAAGGGAAAAGAAATCTAATTGTGTTTAACGATATCAATGTTTCCATTTTAGTTGAAAAAGAAATTAAAGGACATTCAGTACCAATACCGTTGATCATCAATAAGGCAAACGAACGAAGTATCGAATCCATTGCAAATCAAATAAATGAAGCGCGAAAACAACCGCTCACCAAAAATGATCTGGTTCTTGAAAAAAAATCAAACAGGTTGCAACAACTCTATTTCCGGATGCCGGGATTTATCAGACGTTTTTTCTGGCGATATTTGCTTCATCATCCTCAACTTGCTTTTAACAATATGGGCAATGTTGGGATAACTTCTGTAGGGATGATTGGACATGTAAATGGTTGGTTTATTCCGATTTCTGTTCATCCGATTTGTTTCGGGATTGGAAGAATAACAAAAAAGCCAATTGTTATCGAAGATTCAATTGTCATCAGGGAAGTGCTGAACATGACTGTTTTACTTGATCATGACGTAGTTGACGGGGCTCAAATGGCACGTTTCATAAGCAAGTTAACAGAAAACATAGAAAATGGGGAGGGATTGTTTTAG
- the rfaE2 gene encoding D-glycero-beta-D-manno-heptose 1-phosphate adenylyltransferase: protein MTKLEQIESKILTLSQLQFKLNIWRFKEQKIVFTNGCFDLLHLGHFYTLTQAAGHGHVLIVGLNSDDSVKRLKGEQRPVQSQQTRALLLASLSYITAVVIFEEDTPFQLISEIMPDVLVKGGDYSKEQIVGHDLVTQNGGEVVIVPYLKGYSTTQILGL from the coding sequence ATGACAAAATTAGAGCAAATAGAAAGTAAGATTCTAACGCTTAGTCAATTGCAGTTCAAGTTGAATATATGGCGATTTAAAGAACAAAAGATAGTCTTTACCAACGGCTGTTTCGACCTGTTGCATTTAGGACATTTTTATACACTTACTCAGGCTGCCGGACATGGTCATGTTTTGATAGTCGGGCTGAATTCAGATGATTCTGTCAAACGGTTAAAAGGGGAACAAAGACCTGTACAATCTCAGCAAACAAGGGCATTGCTGCTTGCATCTCTTTCTTATATTACGGCAGTTGTAATTTTTGAGGAAGACACCCCTTTTCAACTAATTTCTGAAATAATGCCGGATGTTTTGGTAAAAGGCGGAGATTATTCCAAAGAACAAATTGTTGGGCATGATCTTGTTACCCAAAATGGGGGAGAAGTAGTCATTGTACCTTATTTAAAAGGGTATTCTACCACCCAAATTCTTGGCTTATAG